The window TCCGGATGACCCGGCTGGCCTTATCCAGGCGCTGAACCTGATCGGGTGTCAGGTCCCAGCCAATGGCTCCGAAATTTTCCGATAGTTGCGTTTCGTTGCGCGCTCCGACGATGAGGCTCGCGACGGTGGGACGTTGAAGGAGCCAATTGAGCGCGATCTGCGTCACCGATTTCCCCGTCTCGAGGACGACCTCATCGATCGCATCGACGATATTGAAAAGATGCCCGTCCTCCACGAAAGGACCGTCTCCGGGCCTTTGGCCGCGCCGGCTGCTCTCGGGCACAGATATGCCGCGCCGGATCTTGCCGGTGAGGCGCCCGGACGCCAAGGGGCTCCAGACGATCGCGCTGACCCCCTGGTCGAGGCCGAGGGGCATGAGTTCACTTTCGTATTCGCGGTTGGCCAGCGAATAATAGGCCTGATGCGCGACATGGCGTGGCAAATTGTAACGCTCCGCCACCGCCAGCGACTTCATCAGATGCCATCCTGAAAAGTTCGAGCAGCCCACATAGCGGATCTTGCCGGCGCGAACGAGATCGTCGAGGGCGCTCAAGGTCTCCTCAATCGGCGTCCTGGCGTCGAAGCCGTGAAGCTGAAAAATATCGATATAGTCGGTGTCCAGGCGCTTCAGGGCTTTCTCGCAAGCGTTGATCAGATGATAGCGAGAAGAACCCACGTTATTGGGGCCGTCCCCGAAACGGAAAGTGGCCTTCGTTGAGATGATAACGCGATCACGCTTGCCTTTGATCGCCGCGCCGAGGATTTCCTCTGCAAGCCCGGCGGAATAGATGTCGGCGCTGTCGAACATGTTCAGGCCAAAGTCGAGACACATGTCGACGAGGCGCGTTGCCTGCTCCGTCCCGGTGTCCCCCCAAGCGGCAAAAAAATCGCCCTTGCCGCCGAAGGTAGCGGTTCCAAGGCTCAGTGCCGGAACGCGGAAGCCGGAACGGCCGAGATATCGATAATCCATTAGGTTTTTCTCCAGCTTTGTTGTGATGAAGGGGCTTTGCTCAAGCTATGGCCTGAACGATGTTTGACTCGCCGGCTTTGACAGGTTGACCGCGAGAAGCGATGCGACGATGCAGACGAGGAATTTATCGACGGGCCGATTTCAGCGCCGCCTCGAAAGTTGCATTGAAGTCGTCTGTTACGAGAGACTGCACCGTTTCACGCAAGCGCCCGGATTCGGCGGCGCCAAGCGCGGATTCGAAGCTCCGCTGGGCGGCCTCCCACAGGGCATCCGATTTTCGGAGCCTGGACCGTCCCAAGGCCGTTAGACTGATCAGCCGGTTGCGCCGGTCCTGCGGATCGACCGCGATCGCGACCAGCTTTTCGCGGGTGAGCGGCTTCAAGGTGTGCGCAAGACCGCCGGCATCCATCACCAACGCGTCGGCCAGCGCGCCGACCGCCGTCGGTTCGGAACGTCCGATTTCCGACAGTATCGCGCGCTGCGTCGTCTTCAGGCCGCTTGGCGTGAGCGCCGCATCGTACAGCTGCGAGATTCGACGCGATGCCTTTCGCAATTCCGTGCAATAGCAGCGCCCTTCGCTTTTCGGTCGCGCATACCCGGTCATGTGACGATCTCCATCTCCAACTGTAAGCATATGCTGAGATTTCTCAACGTAAGCATATGCTGATAATAACGGTCAAAACACGACACGGTGAGTGAGACGGCAGGCGGGAAAGATCACGTCGCGGAACCCGGCAAGGGCAGCGGGTGCAGTTGCACGGCACTGCGCAAAGCCTCACGCCGTATCTCGCAGTGATGGACCGGGGCGCTCGCCCACACACTGAAGCCGCTGGAGCGCAACGGTCTCATCGCTGTCGCAGTCGATCCGCCGATGTCGCGATTGGAAACATGCGCGCGGCACACGAACAGGGTTTCATCGCTGCCGATGCGAGCATGGAGATGATTGGGTGAAGCGCAAGGGTCTGAGTAAGGACAAGTGCCCGGTTGCCCGAAGCCTTGACATATCAGCGACTGTTGGGCGCCTCTTATCGTCCGCGAAGGTGCGCGCTGGCGGTGTGCTGATAGGTTTGGCACGTGGGGCACCGCACACGGCTAAGCTCTCACTCAAAAACTAGAGCTGAGATCATCAGACGGAAGAATGTTGCGAACCAGCGAAATTCAGCGGCTTTCGGGCCCGGATTGATCGATGCTGCAATCAACCGAGCCACCATGTACCTGCCAGCATGATTATTCCACCGCCGACCATCAGGGCCGTCTCAGTCAGCTCCATTCTACATCAGAAGGCGGGCCGAGGTCATCGAATATGTCCTTCTTACTCTCGACATAAACGAGACACGCACACCGCAGAAGAGATGTGAAGTCGTCAGCCTCGCCTTGAAATCTTAAAGTCTCGTCGTGAAGCCTTGTCAGGAAGCGGTCAAGGGTCGCTGTCTCTTCAGCAGCAAGCTTGTCCAAAATGTTCCAGAACATGACCTCAAGACGAATTGAGGTTGCATGGCCACCCAACCGTACCGATCGAATCTGAAAGGTGTAGCTCGTAGGGTCGAGTCCAAAAAACAGCTTGCACATCTTTCCCTCTAATCCTTGTTCGCCGAGGCCGCAAAGATCTGGCTACATTTTGTAGTCGAGCTGGCTTCACTTTGCCGATGCTCACTTTCCGATCGCCTGCATGAACTCGCGATCGGCGACCGGCAGTGCTTCATTCCAAGCCGGCTCGTCGCCTGCTTCAGGAAGGAGACATCCGAATTCAATCATCTGTCGAGCAGGCAGTTCGCCAACATAGATCCAAATGCAGCGCTGATCAGCCACGCCGGCGGCTGCACCAACCGCCTCGGCCATGAGGTGAAGCATTCTGGTCTTGTCGACGGCAGCCCGGCCAGCCCGGATGTGACCGAAGATAAACAGGTGATCGTGCTTCAGCGCGCCTCCGCCAATAAAGTAATTGCCAGGCTTGACCTGATCAAAGATGACCTGCGCAAAATAAGTTGGCGCACCGGTCACCTCTGCGTGGATGCGGGTGATTTCTCCTGCGATTTTGCTTTTCTGCTGCGCCGACAAGCGGCCTTCGATGCTCGTGCAATAATAGGTCGGCATTGATTTCAACCTTTCTGAACTGTTTGAACGCAACTGACATCATCGCCGCGAACCACGCCGCATTACTTGATGACCATCGCCGTGAACGGATAGACGTAAGCTTGCAAGGTCACGAACAGACCGACCAAGCACGCCAGCACGATCGAGTGCAGGAACACGTAGCGCAAGATCGAGCCTTCGTGGCCGTACCAGTTGGTCGCGGTGGAGGCCACCACGATGGACTGGGCGTCGATCATCTTGCCCATGACACCGCCAGAAGAGTTCGCCGCCGCCATCAGGATCGGCGAGATGCCGAGCTGTTCAGACGTGATTTTCTGCAGGTTCCCGAACAGAACGTTTGATGACGTGTCGGAGCCCGTCAATGCCACGCCCAACCAGCCGAGCAGCGTGCCAAAGAATGGATACAACACGCCGGTCGCAGCGAACGCGAGGCCTAGCGTCGCATCGACGCCCGACACCCGCGTCAGCGTGCCAATGGCCAGCATCGCCGAGATCGTGATTAGCGAGATCGCGCAGACCTTCATGGTGCGGCCGTATTCGCCGATCAGCTTGGTTGGCGAGAAGCCCATCAGGAATCCCGAGATGAGCGCTGCGATCAGCATGCCCGTCCCGGTGAAGGACAGATAGGTGAACGAGAACACCGCCCCCTCCGGCGTCGGCTTCGCGGCCACCGGCGGCACCTTGTTGATCATGTTATGCAGATCAGGAACGGGGTAGTTCCAGGTGAAGATCGAGTTCGCCCAGGTCTTGAACGAGCCGTTACCCCAGATCAGCATCACGACGCAGACGATGATCCATGGCAGCATAGCGCTCCATAGCTGGCTCTGCGTGAGCGGCGTCTTGTCCATCGGCTTGACGGGTGCCATCGTTGCGGCCGATTCATCCTTCCCGCGAAGCTGCGGCGACAGCCAGAGCTCCTTCGGTTGCCAGACTTTGAGGAACAGGATCAGGGCGCCCATCGAGATCAGCGACGCGCCGATGTCGACGATCCATGGGTTGATGTAATTCGAGATCACGAATTGCGGGACTGCGAAGGAGACTGCGGTGACCAGGATCGCCGGCCACACCTGCATCATGCCGCGCCATCCGGCGAAGGCCCAAATCACCCAAAATGGAACGATCAGCGAGAACAGCGGCAACTGGCGTCCGACCATCGCGCCGAGAATGTACGGATCGAATCCGGTGACGGATGCGAGGCCCTGGATCGGCGTGCCGAGTGCGCCGTAAGCCACTGGCGCCGTGTTGGCGATCAGCGACAGGCCGGACGCCGCGAGCGGCGAGAAGCCGAGACCGATCAACACTGCGCCGGTGATCGCGACGGGTGTCCCGAAACCGGAAGCGCCTTCAAAGAACGCGCCGAACGAAAATGCTATCAGCAACAATTGTAGGCGACGGTCCGTGGTGACGCCCCCAATGGCACGCTGGAGCAGTTCGAACCGACCAGTTTCCACCGTGATGCGGTAAAGGAAAATAACGTTCAGCACGATCCAGCCGATCGGGAAGAAGCCCACGACGACGCCGAGCAGCGACGCGCGGATCGACATGCCTGCCGGCATGGTGAAGACGAAAACCGTGACGATGTTGGCGATGATCAGCGCAATCACCGCAGCGATATGCGCCTTGACTTTGCCGCTGGCGATCATCAAAAGCAGCGCGACGACCGGTAGCGCGGCCGCGATCGTCGACAGCGCGGCATTGCCGAGCGGATTGTAAACTTGATTCCACATATTGTTTCCTTCCCCGAGCGAAACGCTTGTTTGACTTTTCTTCTCATAACGCTGTCGTCGTTGCGATCAGCGGCAGATCATTTTCCACGACAACGCCGATCCGGGCATCTGGGTCATGGATTTGCTATGTTGTGTAAGCCGACGTCTCGTACCGCTGTGGTGCCCGTCAGCGCCATCGAAACATCCAGTTCCTGACGGATGATATCGATTGCTTTGGCAACACCTGCTTTACCACCAGCACCGAGACCATAGACATAGGCACGACCTGCCATGCAGGATTTCGCACCCAACGCAAGTGCCCGCAGCACGTCCTGCCCCGAGCGAATTCCGCCATCAAATATGATCTCGACATCCGATCCAACCGCTTGCGCGATCTTCGGTAACGCGGCAGCGGATGATGGTGCGCCGTCAAGCTGCCTCCCGCCGTGATTTGAGACGACGATTGCGGAGACACCCAAACCGGAAGCGATCTTGGCATCTTCCACATCGAGAATTCCCTTTAAGACGATCTTTCCCGGCCAGATGCTGCGAATCCATTCGATATCCTTCCAGTTCAGCGTCGCATCGAACTGGGTCGCCATCCATTTGGCGAGAGTCGTCACATTTTCCATTCCTTTAATGTGACCGGCAAGATTGCCGAATGTCCTGCGCTTTCCCTTAACAATGCTCATCGCCCAAGCTGGCTTGGTCGCCACGTCGACGACATTGGCGAATGTGACCTGAGGTGGCACCGTCATGCCATTTTTCACGTCGCAGTAACGTTGGCCCAGGATCGGTAAATCCAAGGTCGGGAAAAGCGCGCTACATTTGGCCGCAATGGCCCGCTGGATGAGTTCGCGTACAAATCCCCGATCGCGCATCACATACAGCTGAAACCAGAACGGGGCATCGACGGCTGATGCGACATCCTCGATCGAACAGATCGACATGGTGCTCAGACAGAATGGAATTTTGGCTTCTTGCGCGGCGCGACAGGCCAGGATTTCTCCATCGCCTCGTTGCATGCCGAGTAAACCGATCGGAGCGAGTGCCAGCGGCAAAGATGACGTTTCACCGAGAATCGTGGTCGTTAGATCACGCTTGTCGACATCGATCGCGACCCGTTGGCGAAGCTTGATCGCCTCCAAGTCGCTCCTATTGGCACGTAAAGTCGACTGCGAGTACGAGCCGTGATCGCCATACTCGAAGAAGGCCCTAGGGACCCGCCTTTCGGCAATTCGACGTAGATCATCGATGCTCGTAACCTTTTTCAGATTCCGGTTCAACGACATGGTTTTAGACACTCCCGAACGAATGACGTTCCGACCAAGCTTCGCCTTCGCCGCGACCGACTGCCACGCTGAAGTTCGATTGAGCCCAGCCGATGCATTCTTGTTTTGGTCAATGGGTGACCAGGAACTTTTTGGACCACGCGAATTTAGGCTGGTCCCAATCCGTAACTTCGACATTTCTCTGGCCCCCGGTGCCAGTCGGCGGTCCGCAGTTTCCGATCGAGCTTAACTAAAGGGATTGCTGAGCGTGCCGAGCCCGCTAATCGAGATCGTTACGTTGTCGCCAGGCTTTAAGAATTTTGGTGGATTAAACCCCAGGCCAACCCCGGCTGGGGTAC is drawn from Nitrobacteraceae bacterium AZCC 2146 and contains these coding sequences:
- a CDS encoding phenylpyruvate tautomerase PptA (4-oxalocrotonate tautomerase family) (product_source=COG1942; cath_funfam=3.30.429.10; cog=COG1942; pfam=PF14832; superfamily=55331), with the protein product MPTYYCTSIEGRLSAQQKSKIAGEITRIHAEVTGAPTYFAQVIFDQVKPGNYFIGGGALKHDHLFIFGHIRAGRAAVDKTRMLHLMAEAVGAAAGVADQRCIWIYVGELPARQMIEFGCLLPEAGDEPAWNEALPVADREFMQAIGK
- a CDS encoding L-lactate dehydrogenase (cytochrome) (product_source=KO:K00101; cath_funfam=3.20.20.70; cog=COG1304; ko=KO:K00101; pfam=PF01070; superfamily=51395), translating into MSLNRNLKKVTSIDDLRRIAERRVPRAFFEYGDHGSYSQSTLRANRSDLEAIKLRQRVAIDVDKRDLTTTILGETSSLPLALAPIGLLGMQRGDGEILACRAAQEAKIPFCLSTMSICSIEDVASAVDAPFWFQLYVMRDRGFVRELIQRAIAAKCSALFPTLDLPILGQRYCDVKNGMTVPPQVTFANVVDVATKPAWAMSIVKGKRRTFGNLAGHIKGMENVTTLAKWMATQFDATLNWKDIEWIRSIWPGKIVLKGILDVEDAKIASGLGVSAIVVSNHGGRQLDGAPSSAAALPKIAQAVGSDVEIIFDGGIRSGQDVLRALALGAKSCMAGRAYVYGLGAGGKAGVAKAIDIIRQELDVSMALTGTTAVRDVGLHNIANP
- a CDS encoding putative DNA-binding ribbon-helix-helix protein (product_source=COG4321; cog=COG4321; pfam=PF13467); amino-acid sequence: MCKLFFGLDPTSYTFQIRSVRLGGHATSIRLEVMFWNILDKLAAEETATLDRFLTRLHDETLRFQGEADDFTSLLRCACLVYVESKKDIFDDLGPPSDVEWS
- a CDS encoding DNA-binding MarR family transcriptional regulator (product_source=COG1846; cath_funfam=1.10.10.10; cog=COG1846; pfam=PF12802; smart=SM00347; superfamily=46785), translating into MTGYARPKSEGRCYCTELRKASRRISQLYDAALTPSGLKTTQRAILSEIGRSEPTAVGALADALVMDAGGLAHTLKPLTREKLVAIAVDPQDRRNRLISLTALGRSRLRKSDALWEAAQRSFESALGAAESGRLRETVQSLVTDDFNATFEAALKSARR
- a CDS encoding lactate permease (product_source=KO:K03303; cog=COG1620; ko=KO:K03303; pfam=PF02652; tigrfam=TIGR00795; transmembrane_helix_parts=Outside_1_9,TMhelix_10_32,Inside_33_38,TMhelix_39_61,Outside_62_70,TMhelix_71_93,Inside_94_113,TMhelix_114_133,Outside_134_136,TMhelix_137_159,Inside_160_165,TMhelix_166_188,Outside_189_191,TMhelix_192_214,Inside_215_220,TMhelix_221_240,Outside_241_244,TMhelix_245_267,Inside_268_303,TMhelix_304_326,Outside_327_366,TMhelix_367_389,Inside_390_401,TMhelix_402_424,Outside_425_433,TMhelix_434_456,Inside_457_523,TMhelix_524_546,Outside_547_554); amino-acid sequence: MWNQVYNPLGNAALSTIAAALPVVALLLMIASGKVKAHIAAVIALIIANIVTVFVFTMPAGMSIRASLLGVVVGFFPIGWIVLNVIFLYRITVETGRFELLQRAIGGVTTDRRLQLLLIAFSFGAFFEGASGFGTPVAITGAVLIGLGFSPLAASGLSLIANTAPVAYGALGTPIQGLASVTGFDPYILGAMVGRQLPLFSLIVPFWVIWAFAGWRGMMQVWPAILVTAVSFAVPQFVISNYINPWIVDIGASLISMGALILFLKVWQPKELWLSPQLRGKDESAATMAPVKPMDKTPLTQSQLWSAMLPWIIVCVVMLIWGNGSFKTWANSIFTWNYPVPDLHNMINKVPPVAAKPTPEGAVFSFTYLSFTGTGMLIAALISGFLMGFSPTKLIGEYGRTMKVCAISLITISAMLAIGTLTRVSGVDATLGLAFAATGVLYPFFGTLLGWLGVALTGSDTSSNVLFGNLQKITSEQLGISPILMAAANSSGGVMGKMIDAQSIVVASTATNWYGHEGSILRYVFLHSIVLACLVGLFVTLQAYVYPFTAMVIK
- a CDS encoding aryl-alcohol dehydrogenase-like predicted oxidoreductase (product_source=COG0667; cath_funfam=3.20.20.100; cog=COG0667; pfam=PF00248; superfamily=51430), with translation MDYRYLGRSGFRVPALSLGTATFGGKGDFFAAWGDTGTEQATRLVDMCLDFGLNMFDSADIYSAGLAEEILGAAIKGKRDRVIISTKATFRFGDGPNNVGSSRYHLINACEKALKRLDTDYIDIFQLHGFDARTPIEETLSALDDLVRAGKIRYVGCSNFSGWHLMKSLAVAERYNLPRHVAHQAYYSLANREYESELMPLGLDQGVSAIVWSPLASGRLTGKIRRGISVPESSRRGQRPGDGPFVEDGHLFNIVDAIDEVVLETGKSVTQIALNWLLQRPTVASLIVGARNETQLSENFGAIGWDLTPDQVQRLDKASRVIRTYPYWHQEGFAERNPFPTS